The window GTTGCAGTAAGTAGTGATTGTTTACTGAGAAATGTTTGAAATCCATAATGAAAAGttatatttttatacttgttttctaagaaaagaaaaataaattagcagTAATTTAAGGTGAGTGGGATTAACATATAAAATGAATGGTAACTAAGTTTTACTAAACATCCTTTTTTCAGAGTCATGATAGGCATAACTTCAAATGTTCCATATGTGGACAAGACTTTGCCAACCATCAGCAGCTGACTGCTCACCAGAATAAACACCATCAGTCAGCTGTTCCTGCTCTCCACAGATGTCACTTGTGCAACAAGTCCTTTGTTAAAGAAGCAGACCTAAATCGCCACATAACGACTCACAGCAGTCCCGCCTTCCACCAGCAAAATACTACTCAGTCTCTTCCAGCAACACAGATAAAAAATTGTGAGAGTGAGGCAACCAACAGTCGCATCAGTCAGGGCATGGGAGCTCTAAGACAGTCTAATGCAGCATGCTTTATGGCAGGAAAGAAATCTGACCTCTTCCCCCAAACTCAGACCCCCACACAAATGAATAATAGCCTTCCTCAGGCTCCTTGTGGGAACAACAGCTACCTCGGAGGGTTGTCACAGACTCCTCAGCAGCAGCACTCCCACCACCTTCAGAGTGCACAGCTACATCCAGTAACAGTCAACCAAACTTCACAGCAGCAGCAGTTGATGGCCAACACTAGTACCAACACCCAAGCATCTACTCTTCAAGCTCCAGTCTTCTTGGCTAGTGTTTCATATGATCCAGAAATTCTGGGTGCTAGTTTGCAAGAGACAGCTTATCAGCAGCCACAAGGCCAGGAGTAAATGTTTGAAAGAAGACATTTATAATCAACTTCCTGAAGACTGTGATTCTTACTATCAAGTTGgaatttatctgtatattaaaaaaaatcatgggaATGCTGCTTTTTCACCTCATAAATTATGTACACAAATTCAGAaatctttatatgtaaataaaatatttaaaacaatgttttgtttttttacttctctcaaaATTATAAATACCTTTTATCTTATCAGATGAGTTAGAAATACATCAAGATTTTTAAATAGCACCTGACTGCTCTACCATCTTATTTGATGCTGTGATAAATCACACAAAATCTTTCTTTATGAAACTGTAAactgattaattatatatatccacTATTGATTAAAAAACTGTAAATCATGTTTAGAATAAGTAATTCCTTGTATGAAAATCACTGATAGGCGAAATACTTGAAaatgcaaaatatacatatatttttatgcagaTTGATAGCAGCCACTGTAatggtacaatatatatatatatatatatatatatatatatatatatatatatatatataatatatatatatatatatatatatatatatatatatatatatatatatatatatatatggaacagaaaaaaaaaattgttgatggTTTGTAACATAACACAtgagaaatacaaaaatattactgTGTCAACAATCACCCATGCTTTTTGCAGAAACATTACATGgaatatataaacaagcaaagtatctttaaaatataagccaaataggtatgtatatatatatatatatatatatatatatatatataagaaaaaaagtcatTTACAACTACAACAAGTAACTAATATGAAAAAAGTATTCCACATATATCAGTGGTTCCCAgcctttttcattctgtggccccTGACCAACATATAAAGATCTCCATGGACCCATTCAGTGTCTCATCTTTTCACATTCATTACttgttatgaatagtgtaatgatGCAAATAGCTATACAATGagaacactttatggaaagattccacTGATATATGAGAAATAGTTATATGTAGGTACTAAAGGTGACTTCATAATTTTTATATTGCTCCATGAGCCCTAGGTTGGGaactcctgatatatatatataaaacaagataaaGTATTATGCTAATTACTCCTTATCACTACAGTTAGCTACAAAAGAAAGGCAGTATGTGTATTTCTCTGTTCATTTATACCTGGATCTACATCACAGCTAAAAAAGCATAAAGACCTGTCTTGCTCATTAGTTTTCCAGTGCCACCGGAATAGAAAAAAATTAATTTATTGCCAATGTATAGTTATTTTCTGCATTATACTTAATACAAAATTTGTCACATTTTTTATCATATGGGAGCCtgataaaaaaatagttataaaatttGTAATCCACAAAGATATTTGCTTAGGGAGAGATAGCCACATTTAGCACCAGAAACATAAATTTCTTAGTGGATTAAAAGTAATTCTTTTGATTCTCTGTCAATTTAAAAAATCCTTGTCAAACATTTTTCTAAATACTGAACATGTGATAGGTTGTCATATTTCATGTGATAGGTTGTCATATTTCAATAAGTTTGAGTTGCTACTGTTATATTGACTATATCACTtgttatttatatagatgtatattactttgacttataaataataataaaaccctgttcagtgataaaaaagaaagaaagaaaacaaataagtgCTACTCTAAGTTCACACTCTCCagttctcttattcttattaatactgTATTATATCAACCTTAAACAAGGGAAAAAACAAGAGTATTTTCTTCTATCACAACAATTTTAATTTTCCTGTCACTTCATTTACGGCCTCTTCATCACCAAATATGGCCAAAACAGTAGTAGATCCAGCAGGTATTTGAGTCATGCCAGCATCCTGCACCAAATATGTTGGAAGATGAAGAGACTCTGCCTTCTTTTGCAATTCAATGAGTTCCTGGGAATTTTTGCCTTTCACAgtaatcttcctctctctgaaAAAGATTGGACAAAAATTTATGGAGGGGGAAGTGTTAAATAATACAACTGGGGTTTCcttttttaaaacaaacaaatcagcgatttatatatacatatatattcaggaaGGGTGTATTCAGCTTGTATTTACCCAAATTCTTCCCATTCTTCAGTACTTGCTTCatacttttctttatcttctttcagtAACCTATACAATCCCAAAGCTGCATGTCCAACCTGTTCAAGAAAAAATACTATTACATTTGCTATAACAGGCCAGGTGACAAGAAGCTTTTCCTCAGCAATATggagattatgaaaataaatctgTATACAGCTTTACTTTATTTAAAATGACCATATTTGCTAAGTTTATCTCCTCTTTATTTAcagattttttatattaattttatttcttcatcCTTCAAGCAaacataatatatgaaaatactttCAATTCCATTTACAatcaatttttcttttaaatctcaTACTAACATTCCATAAACTCCTCATATTTCAACTGTAACTCATTTTCCTTCTTAAGCAATTTCTACTTTTACTAAGAATCTCTAAACAGATTAGATAGTGAatctttgtgaaaaaaaattCTTTGACATTTGACATAAAGAAAACTGTTTTCTTTAAACACTGCAAATATACATTTTAAACCCAGCAAAATTAGTATATCTAATTTCCCATCATCCTTTATATGTCATTCTaatctttttcacattttttcttcttatataacCAATATATTCACGCTTAAAAGCAAAATTTATGACGGATAAAACACTTACTTGAGCAGCTACCTTCCCAACACCCATGCCGAGCTCCATATTAACGACAAATACCATCTTGTAGTatatgtcatcctcctcctcttcttcttcacaatCCTCCCAGTCCTCACTGTCATTAGAACCTGTACCATAATCCATTAGTTGGAAAAACAAATTCATACCAGATCTAAATGCACAGATCTTACACTCGTTATAATCACTTCTAAATTGTCAGATACTTTATTGGAAATGGTAACTAGTGCAAAATGAACACTTCTACACCAACCATGTTCACTGCTGCCACACAGGGCTTCCATTTCCTCTGCCCCAAGCTCAGCTATCCATGACAGGGCTGCATCCACACTTTTATTTTTAGTGCACACCAAagcctagaaaaaaagaaagaaagataaagatagaaaatatatctagtatatatagtatatatttatacatgtacatgtatatatgtatatatttatctgtttatatatgtgtatatgtatatgtatgtgtgtgcatgtgtgtatgtgtgtgtatatgtatacacacatatatatatatatatatatatatatatatatatatatgtttatatatatatatacatatatatatatatatatatatatatatatatatacatatatatatatacatatatatatatacatatatatatatatatatatatatatatatatatatatacatatatatatacatacatatatatatatatatatatatatatatatatatatatatatacacacacacatatatatatatatatatatatataaatatatatatatatatgtaagaaaacatataagtatttatatgtatatatattatatatgtatgtgtgtgtgtgtgtgtgtgtgtgtgtgtgtgtgtgtgtgtgtgtgtgtgtgtgtgtgtgtgtgtgtgtgtgtgtgtgtgtgtgtacacacactatatctctatatctatatctatctatctatctatacatatataaatatatataaatatatatatatatatatgtgtgtgtgtgtgtgtgtgtgtgtgtgtgtagttatatatatatatacacactcacatataaatatatagttttatatacacacatatatatacatatacatatatatatacacacatatatatgataaaccacacacacacacacacacacacacacacacacacacacacacacacacacacacacacacacacacacacaaaacacacacacacacacaaaacacacacacacacacaaaacacacacacacacacaaaacacacacacacacacaaaacacacacacacacacaaacacacacacacacacaaacacaaacacacacacacaaaacacacacacacacacaaacacacacacacacaaaacacacacacacacacaaacacacacacacacacacacacacacacacacacacacacacacacaaacacacacacacacacaaaacacacacacacacaaaacacacacacacacacacacacacacacacacacacacacacacacacacacacacacacacacacacacacacacacacacacacacacacacacacacaaaacacacacacacacacacacacacacacacaaacacacacacacacaaacacacacacacacacacacacacacacacacacacacacacacacacacacacacacacacacacacacacacacacacacacacacacacacacatcaaattcACACATCAAATTAATTTGTAGCTAATAAATTTTCATGAAAAAAGGACAGATTATGAGAAATATCATAGATAGTGAAAATCCCTTCATAATGCTTAAATTGCACAACTAGGTTCATGATATCAGCATCTCATATCACAAAATCTAATAATTCTTTAGAGAGACTATTCTTGGCATTTGCGCAAGCCATGGTAACTTTGTGATCTTCACTGACTCTGAGTGGGATATCTGTCAACTTCCATATGGACTAAATCAAGAGTTTTGGGAGTATATAA of the Penaeus chinensis breed Huanghai No. 1 chromosome 27, ASM1920278v2, whole genome shotgun sequence genome contains:
- the LOC125039590 gene encoding probable peptidyl-tRNA hydrolase 2, with protein sequence MSERGVTVEKVDQNMSEGENGEITNKEKNTQLQKSNSSSEEVKTTADPVLLEHLVTIGMDKRLASKALVCTKNKSVDAALSWIAELGAEEMEALCGSSEHGSNDSEDWEDCEEEEEEDDIYYKMVFVVNMELGMGVGKVAAQVGHAALGLYRLLKEDKEKYEASTEEWEEFGERKITVKGKNSQELIELQKKAESLHLPTYLVQDAGMTQIPAGSTTVLAIFGDEEAVNEVTGKLKLL